In the genome of Candidatus Pristimantibacillus lignocellulolyticus, the window TACTCGGATATAATACAATACTAATATTCATTCACATAAAGGAGACTATCATAATGACATCTAAATCATTCAAAAAATCAGGTTTATTCGTACTTGCACTTATCATCACTCTAGTTGGTCTTACAGCTTGTGGCAAAAGTTCAGACAATTCTAATAAGGCCGTTGAAGTTAATATTACTGTAAACGGTGGATTAAATCTACTTTCAATAGCAAAAAGTAAAGGTTGGTTTGAAGATGAGTTTGCAACATTGAATGCAACTGTCAAATGGCATGAATTCCAAAGCAGCGTTCCTTTGCTTGAAGGTCTAGTATCAGATCGTATTGATTTTTCATTCATCGGAGACGGCACAGTAGTAACTGGTAAAGCGGCAAACACACCATTCACAGTTATTTCAGCTACAGGTGTGGAAGGTAACCAAAATAGTATTCTAGTTAAACCAGATAGCGACATTCAATCTATTCCTGATCTTAAAGGGAAACAAATTGCACTGGCTAAAGGCTCTTCCGCTCATATCTTTCTAGTAAAAGCTCTTGAGAAAAATGGTATGTCTGAATCAGACGTGAAAATTGTTCAACTTCAACCAGATGAAGCCAATGCTGCATTCCAAGCAGGTCAAGTTGATGCATGGGGAACTTGGGATCCATATGTAACGATTGAAACATCTGCTGATCGCGCTCGCATTGTAGAAAGTGTAAAAACAATGAACTTTGTTGCACCAGCAGTAATGATAGGTCGCGATAAGTTTTTGAAAGAAAACCCTGAACTAGCTGCAGCTTACTTGCGTGTATATCAAAAAGCTGTAGATTGGGTCAAAGAAAATACAGATGAAGCTGCTGAAATATTAGCAACTGAAAGAAAAATGGATAAAGCTTTAGTGAAAACATTACTAGAAAATACAAACTATATTAATGAGCCAATTACAACGGATATTGCTGCTGCAATT includes:
- a CDS encoding aliphatic sulfonate ABC transporter substrate-binding protein, with amino-acid sequence MTSKSFKKSGLFVLALIITLVGLTACGKSSDNSNKAVEVNITVNGGLNLLSIAKSKGWFEDEFATLNATVKWHEFQSSVPLLEGLVSDRIDFSFIGDGTVVTGKAANTPFTVISATGVEGNQNSILVKPDSDIQSIPDLKGKQIALAKGSSAHIFLVKALEKNGMSESDVKIVQLQPDEANAAFQAGQVDAWGTWDPYVTIETSADRARIVESVKTMNFVAPAVMIGRDKFLKENPELAAAYLRVYQKAVDWVKENTDEAAEILATERKMDKALVKTLLENTNYINEPITTDIAAAIQTTADILFATGTVTTQLDVNKNVFDNSYYEASKK